Proteins from one Thermobifida alba genomic window:
- a CDS encoding ABC transporter permease produces MTAAQPLPDPTTAPEEPAAAAPEAPRREALYFALRNPKLIVGLTIVLLFLLVGLVVPPFLEHGPGDRYAPPLLPPSGEHWFGTTQFGQDLFTQFAYGVRATFLVGLLGGGIAAVIGMTIGFVAGYKGGWIDEVLNMLTNVVLVLPTLAVLFIIAAYVDSYSVATQSFFIGMTSWPWAARAVRSQALSLSSRDFVDLARLSGVRPWKIIVRDIAPNMSSYLFMTFILLFGGAVLAAAGLDFVGLGPSDGMSLGLIMHQAVKWGALQLGVWWWFVPPGLGITAIVGAMYIMNVGLDEVFNPKLREM; encoded by the coding sequence ATGACCGCCGCGCAGCCGCTGCCCGACCCGACCACGGCGCCGGAGGAACCCGCGGCCGCCGCGCCGGAGGCCCCCCGGCGCGAGGCCCTGTACTTCGCGCTGCGCAACCCCAAGCTGATCGTCGGCCTGACCATCGTGCTGCTGTTCCTGCTGGTCGGACTGGTCGTCCCGCCGTTTCTGGAGCACGGCCCCGGCGACCGGTACGCGCCGCCGCTGCTGCCGCCCTCGGGCGAGCACTGGTTCGGCACCACGCAGTTCGGCCAGGACCTGTTCACCCAGTTCGCCTACGGCGTCCGGGCGACCTTCCTGGTGGGCCTCCTCGGCGGCGGCATCGCGGCCGTCATCGGCATGACGATCGGCTTCGTCGCCGGGTACAAGGGCGGCTGGATCGACGAGGTCCTCAACATGCTGACCAACGTCGTCCTGGTGCTGCCCACCCTGGCGGTGCTGTTCATCATCGCCGCCTACGTGGACTCCTACAGCGTGGCGACGCAGTCCTTCTTCATCGGCATGACCTCCTGGCCGTGGGCCGCGCGCGCCGTCCGCTCCCAGGCGCTGTCGCTCAGCTCCCGCGACTTCGTCGACCTGGCCCGCCTCAGCGGGGTGCGGCCCTGGAAGATCATCGTCCGCGACATCGCGCCGAACATGAGCTCCTACCTGTTCATGACGTTCATCCTGCTCTTCGGCGGGGCCGTGCTGGCCGCCGCGGGACTGGACTTCGTGGGGCTGGGCCCCAGCGACGGCATGTCGCTGGGCCTGATCATGCACCAGGCCGTCAAGTGGGGCGCCCTGCAACTGGGCGTGTGGTGGTGGTTCGTGCCCCCGGGCCTGGGCATCACCGCGATCGTCGGAGCGATGTACATCATGAACGTGGGTCTGGACGAGGTCTTCAACCCCAAGCTGAGGGAGATGTGA
- a CDS encoding ABC transporter ATP-binding protein, with amino-acid sequence MTLEVSDLRVYYRTLRGDVRALDGPTFTLADGEIMGLAGESGSGKSTLSKSLIRLDGRMRYIGGDVVLDGDTVPVWDDRAMNDFRYKRISIIPQYAMSAMNPTRKIGRMIAELLESRGVRFREIRDELHRRLELVGLERDVLDRYPLELSGGMKQRTVMVISTLLNPSLLIADEVTSALDVSTQRAVAETLVEFRDREFVKSMIVVTHDISLVYQIADSIMVMYAGRLAEKAPAKTIIEMPRHPYTKMLLDSLPEVGVKYEDRRLSGIPGSPPGLLNPPQGCRFRDRCPLADEQCLEQPPFVEVESDHHVACWKAE; translated from the coding sequence GTGACCCTCGAAGTCTCGGACCTGCGGGTCTACTACCGCACCCTGCGCGGCGACGTCCGCGCCCTCGACGGCCCCACCTTCACCCTCGCCGACGGCGAGATCATGGGCCTGGCGGGCGAGTCGGGCAGCGGCAAGTCCACACTCAGCAAGAGCCTGATCCGGCTGGACGGCCGGATGCGCTACATCGGCGGCGACGTCGTCCTGGACGGCGACACGGTGCCGGTCTGGGACGACCGGGCCATGAACGACTTCCGCTACAAGCGGATCTCGATCATCCCGCAGTACGCGATGAGCGCGATGAACCCCACGCGCAAGATCGGCAGGATGATCGCCGAACTGCTGGAGTCGCGGGGGGTCCGCTTCCGGGAGATCCGCGACGAGCTGCACCGCCGCCTGGAACTGGTCGGGCTGGAGCGGGACGTGCTGGACCGCTACCCGCTCGAACTGTCGGGCGGCATGAAGCAGCGCACCGTCATGGTCATCTCGACCCTGCTCAACCCGTCGCTGCTGATCGCCGACGAGGTGACCTCGGCGCTGGACGTCTCCACCCAGCGGGCGGTCGCCGAGACCCTGGTGGAGTTCCGCGACCGCGAGTTCGTCAAGAGCATGATCGTGGTCACCCACGACATCTCGCTGGTCTACCAGATCGCCGACAGCATCATGGTGATGTACGCGGGACGGCTCGCGGAGAAGGCGCCGGCCAAGACCATCATCGAGATGCCCAGGCATCCCTACACCAAGATGCTGCTGGACTCCCTTCCCGAGGTGGGCGTCAAGTACGAGGACAGGCGGCTGAGCGGCATCCCGGGCAGCCCGCCCGGCCTGCTCAACCCCCCGCAGGGCTGCCGGTTCCGGGACCGCTGCCCGCTGGCCGACGAGCAGTGCCTGGAGCAGCCGCCGTTCGTGGAAGTGGAGAGCGACCACCACGTCGCCTGTTGGAAGGCCGAGTGA
- a CDS encoding ABC transporter ATP-binding protein encodes MLKFDRVTKVYKVGAFGGGEFTAVREATFEVRPGEVVSLIGESGSGKSTLGKMALRIASASSGTITCDGVDVSTLRGHRQLKDYYRRVQGVFQDPFSSYNPVFKADRVFAMIRSEYHPGVSDAEWRDRVAEALKVVRLDPDQVLGKYPHQLSGGQLQRMLLARALLLDIDYLVADEVISMLDASTRIDVLNLLADLKARGMGILFVTHDLALGNYISDQTVILHKGEIVERGLTGKVFGDPRHPYTKKLFASVPQFHKKWEEVEEELRAREAADSSAQPYHLAEGQEVPSELVEVSEGHYVQPFRPRAAV; translated from the coding sequence ATGCTGAAATTCGACCGCGTCACCAAGGTCTACAAGGTGGGCGCCTTCGGCGGGGGCGAGTTCACGGCCGTGCGGGAGGCCACCTTCGAGGTGCGTCCCGGCGAGGTGGTGTCCCTGATCGGGGAGAGCGGCAGCGGCAAGAGCACCCTGGGCAAGATGGCGCTGCGGATCGCCTCGGCGAGCTCCGGGACGATCACCTGCGACGGCGTCGACGTGTCCACGCTGCGCGGCCACCGGCAGCTCAAGGACTACTACCGCAGGGTCCAGGGCGTCTTCCAGGACCCCTTCAGCAGCTACAACCCCGTCTTCAAGGCCGACCGGGTCTTCGCGATGATCCGCTCGGAGTACCACCCGGGCGTCTCCGACGCCGAGTGGCGCGACCGCGTGGCCGAGGCGCTGAAGGTGGTGCGGCTCGACCCGGACCAGGTCCTGGGCAAGTACCCGCACCAGCTCAGCGGCGGCCAGTTGCAGCGCATGCTGCTGGCCCGCGCCCTGCTGCTGGACATCGACTACCTGGTGGCGGACGAGGTGATCAGCATGCTGGACGCCTCCACCCGGATCGACGTGCTCAACCTGCTGGCCGACCTGAAGGCGCGGGGCATGGGCATCCTGTTCGTCACGCACGACCTGGCGCTGGGCAACTACATCAGCGACCAGACCGTGATCCTCCACAAGGGGGAGATCGTGGAGCGCGGACTCACCGGGAAGGTGTTCGGCGACCCGCGGCACCCCTACACCAAGAAGCTGTTCGCCTCGGTGCCGCAGTTCCACAAGAAGTGGGAGGAGGTCGAGGAGGAGCTGCGCGCCCGCGAGGCCGCCGACTCCTCGGCCCAGCCCTACCACCTGGCCGAGGGCCAGGAGGTCCCCAGCGAGCTGGTGGAGGTCTCGGAAGGGCACTACGTGCAGCCCTTCCGGCCCCGGGCCGCGGTCTGA
- a CDS encoding glycoside hydrolase family 2 protein, producing MAVRIELRENWTLRAEDPGRVPVRIGPAGIPATVPGCVHTDLMAAGLIPDPYQGRNETGLGWIGRTGWSYTTAFDAAALAGAERVDLECEGLDTVATVLLNGEPVGESRNMHRSYRFDLRGALRPGGNELRVDFASPYGYAEALRDELGERPNAYPEPFPFIRKMACNFGWDWGPTLVTSGIWRPIRLHAWSTARLARVVPQVTVATAHDGTVEGRVLVRVEVERSEAGEDAELALSARVAGREHTVVLPGGVCRAEVEVTVADPGLWWPRGYGDQPLYDLRVGLAGNGAELDSWQRRVGFRSVELDTGVDEGGRRFAIVVNGVPVLVKGANWIPDDCFVTRVGRDRYAERIDQAVAANMNLLRIWGGGRYESEDFYELCDERGVLVWQDFLFACAAYPEEPPLAEEVEAEAREAVARLAPHPSLVLWNGNNENIWGFWDWGWQEPLAGRSWGEGYYLDLLPRVVAEVDPTRPYWPGSPYSGTPDVHPNDPRHATVHIWDVWNEVDYTAYRDYRPRFVAEFGFQAPPTHATLRSALPDEELRPDSPGMLHHQKAADGNGKLARGLAPHFGEPADFDDWHYLTQVNQARAITLGIEHFRAQWPDCTGSVVWQLNDCWPVTSWSAVDGGGRRKPLWYALRAVYADRLATVQPDGDGLVLVLANDTDEEWAATAHVARRALDGTVLAHTETPFTVPARGAARVPLPRRVARPGDAAAELVTADTGARRAYWFFAEDRDIAYPEPAYATRVVPDGDDLRVTVTAQSLLRDLALFADRLDPGAEADDMLVTLLPGESHTFTVRGGARLDPRRVVEPPVLRTVNDALRCARAAGARG from the coding sequence ATGGCCGTGCGCATCGAACTGCGCGAGAACTGGACCCTGCGAGCCGAGGACCCCGGGCGGGTCCCGGTGCGGATCGGCCCCGCGGGGATACCGGCGACCGTGCCGGGATGCGTGCACACCGACCTCATGGCGGCCGGCCTCATCCCCGACCCCTACCAGGGCCGCAACGAGACCGGACTCGGCTGGATCGGCCGCACCGGGTGGAGCTACACCACCGCCTTCGACGCCGCGGCCCTGGCCGGGGCCGAACGGGTGGACCTGGAGTGCGAGGGGCTGGACACCGTGGCCACGGTGCTCCTCAACGGCGAACCGGTCGGCGAGAGCCGCAACATGCACCGCTCCTACCGCTTCGACCTGCGCGGCGCGCTGCGCCCGGGCGGCAACGAGCTGCGGGTCGACTTCGCCTCCCCCTACGGCTACGCCGAGGCGCTGCGCGACGAGCTCGGCGAGCGGCCCAACGCCTACCCCGAGCCGTTCCCGTTCATCCGCAAGATGGCCTGCAACTTCGGCTGGGACTGGGGGCCCACCCTGGTCACCTCCGGCATCTGGCGGCCCATCCGGCTGCACGCCTGGAGCACCGCCCGCCTGGCCCGGGTGGTGCCGCAGGTCACCGTGGCCACCGCCCACGACGGCACCGTGGAGGGCCGCGTCCTGGTCCGCGTCGAGGTGGAGCGCAGCGAGGCGGGCGAGGACGCCGAACTGGCGCTGAGCGCCCGCGTCGCCGGCCGGGAGCACACCGTCGTGCTGCCCGGCGGGGTGTGCCGCGCCGAGGTCGAGGTGACCGTCGCCGACCCCGGGCTGTGGTGGCCCCGCGGCTACGGCGACCAGCCGCTGTACGACCTGCGGGTCGGACTCGCCGGGAACGGCGCGGAACTGGACTCCTGGCAGCGCCGCGTCGGCTTCCGCAGCGTCGAACTGGACACCGGCGTCGACGAGGGCGGCCGCCGCTTCGCCATCGTCGTCAACGGCGTCCCCGTGCTCGTCAAGGGGGCCAACTGGATCCCCGACGACTGCTTCGTGACCCGGGTGGGACGCGACCGCTACGCCGAACGCATCGACCAGGCGGTCGCGGCCAACATGAACCTGCTGCGGATCTGGGGCGGCGGCCGCTACGAGAGCGAGGACTTCTACGAGCTGTGCGACGAACGCGGCGTCCTCGTCTGGCAGGACTTCCTGTTCGCCTGCGCGGCCTACCCCGAGGAGCCGCCGCTGGCCGAGGAGGTCGAGGCGGAGGCCCGCGAGGCGGTGGCCCGCCTCGCGCCCCACCCCAGCCTGGTGCTGTGGAACGGCAACAACGAGAACATCTGGGGTTTTTGGGACTGGGGCTGGCAGGAGCCGCTGGCCGGCCGCAGCTGGGGCGAGGGCTACTACCTGGACCTGCTGCCGCGCGTCGTCGCCGAGGTCGACCCCACCCGCCCCTACTGGCCGGGCAGCCCCTACTCGGGCACGCCGGACGTGCACCCCAACGACCCCCGGCACGCCACCGTGCACATCTGGGACGTGTGGAACGAGGTGGACTACACCGCCTACCGCGACTACCGGCCCCGCTTCGTCGCCGAGTTCGGGTTCCAGGCGCCGCCCACCCACGCCACCCTGCGCTCGGCGCTGCCCGACGAGGAGCTGCGCCCGGACTCGCCCGGCATGCTGCACCACCAGAAGGCCGCCGACGGCAACGGCAAACTCGCCCGCGGCCTGGCCCCGCACTTCGGCGAGCCCGCCGACTTCGACGACTGGCACTACCTGACCCAGGTCAACCAGGCCAGGGCGATCACCCTGGGCATCGAGCACTTCCGCGCCCAGTGGCCCGACTGCACCGGAAGCGTCGTCTGGCAGCTCAACGACTGCTGGCCGGTCACCTCGTGGTCGGCCGTGGACGGCGGGGGACGGCGCAAACCCCTCTGGTACGCCCTGCGCGCGGTCTACGCCGACCGCCTGGCCACGGTGCAGCCCGACGGCGACGGCCTGGTCCTGGTCCTGGCCAACGACACCGACGAGGAGTGGGCGGCCACCGCGCACGTGGCGCGGCGCGCCCTCGACGGCACGGTGCTGGCCCACACCGAGACGCCCTTCACCGTGCCCGCCCGCGGCGCGGCCCGGGTGCCGCTGCCCCGCCGGGTGGCCCGCCCCGGCGACGCGGCCGCGGAACTGGTCACCGCGGACACCGGGGCGCGCCGGGCGTACTGGTTCTTCGCCGAGGACCGCGACATCGCCTACCCCGAGCCGGCCTACGCCACCCGCGTCGTGCCCGACGGCGACGACCTGCGCGTCACCGTGACCGCGCAGAGCCTGCTGCGCGACCTCGCGCTGTTCGCGGACCGCCTCGACCCGGGGGCCGAGGCGGACGACATGCTGGTCACCCTGCTCCCGGGCGAGTCGCACACCTTCACGGTGCGCGGCGGCGCCCGCCTCGACCCCCGACGGGTGGTCGAACCGCCCGTGCTGCGCACCGTCAACGACGCGCTGCGCTGTGCCCGGGCGGCGGGGGCGCGGGGCTGA
- a CDS encoding class F sortase yields the protein MAARRRRSTGAGALAAVVLGVAFALADGGIGAAVPERALERSAPVRLTIEAIGVDAPLMELGLKPDGTLEDPPLEEGNLAGWYSLGASPGERGPAVITGHLDTRTGPSVFARLAELRPGDTVRVLRADGSRPVFVVERVEQVAKEDFPTERVYGPLDRPELRLITCGGTFDPATGHYSDNTVVYARLAAPDS from the coding sequence GTGGCCGCTAGACGACGAAGAAGCACCGGCGCCGGGGCCCTGGCGGCCGTGGTCCTGGGGGTGGCGTTCGCGCTGGCCGACGGCGGGATCGGCGCCGCCGTGCCGGAGCGGGCGCTGGAGCGCTCGGCGCCGGTCCGGTTGACGATCGAGGCGATCGGGGTGGACGCGCCCCTGATGGAACTGGGGCTGAAGCCCGACGGCACGCTGGAGGACCCGCCGCTGGAGGAGGGCAACCTGGCGGGCTGGTACTCGCTGGGCGCCTCCCCGGGGGAGCGGGGGCCCGCCGTCATCACCGGGCATCTGGACACCCGGACCGGGCCGTCGGTCTTCGCCCGCCTGGCGGAACTGCGTCCCGGGGACACCGTCCGCGTCCTGCGCGCCGACGGGTCCCGGCCGGTCTTCGTGGTGGAGCGGGTGGAGCAGGTGGCCAAGGAGGACTTCCCGACCGAACGGGTCTACGGCCCGCTCGACCGCCCGGAGCTGCGCCTGATCACCTGCGGCGGGACGTTCGACCCCGCCACCGGCCACTACTCGGACAACACCGTGGTCTACGCCCGCCTGGCGGCCCCGGACTCCTGA
- a CDS encoding sensor histidine kinase has protein sequence MRLSTTGLRDVRKALRPAGDWSTRRARIEDALLVLVLAPVFALAAVGARWELWQQAQTAPVVAEAAAAVLALLGIVLLARPYPLAALAAAFLGLAWLPVFALLTVVTAYLVGSRTPHSRATTVVFALIGAGVVLQVVLAHPAAATGWFRAVTLLTFHLLFPWVVGKYRRQRAALATAGWELAEHLEREQRIVADRARLRERSRIAQDMHDSLGHELSLIALRAAALEVAPGADAHVRQAARDLRENAAAATERLREIIGVLRDDADPAPVRPAGEDVAALVDRARAAGMAVTLLRRGPVPPLSEMADRAVYRVVQEALTNAGRHAPGAAVTVRLDHAPDRVEVRVVNDPPPGPAAAPAGGGHGLIGLRERVRLAGGVLRAGEHAGGWRVEARLPALGRDLDGRREQPPAEPAERSRTSRYYRQVRDRVRGGLVAFVALPCAGAAVLAAIVLLDSL, from the coding sequence ATGAGGTTGTCGACCACGGGACTGCGCGACGTCAGAAAGGCCCTCCGCCCCGCCGGGGACTGGTCCACCCGGCGCGCGCGGATCGAGGACGCCCTGCTCGTCCTCGTCCTGGCCCCGGTGTTCGCCCTGGCGGCCGTCGGCGCGCGCTGGGAGCTGTGGCAGCAGGCACAGACCGCCCCGGTCGTCGCCGAGGCCGCCGCGGCGGTCCTGGCCCTGCTCGGCATCGTGCTGCTGGCCCGCCCCTACCCGCTGGCCGCGCTCGCCGCCGCGTTCCTGGGACTGGCGTGGCTGCCCGTCTTCGCACTGCTCACCGTGGTCACCGCCTACCTGGTGGGCAGCCGCACCCCGCACTCGCGGGCCACCACGGTCGTCTTCGCGCTGATCGGCGCGGGCGTCGTCCTGCAGGTCGTCCTGGCCCACCCCGCCGCGGCGACGGGCTGGTTCCGGGCGGTCACGCTCCTCACGTTCCACCTCCTGTTCCCGTGGGTGGTCGGCAAGTACCGGCGCCAGCGCGCGGCACTGGCCACCGCGGGCTGGGAACTGGCCGAGCACCTGGAACGGGAGCAGCGCATCGTCGCCGACCGGGCCCGGCTGCGCGAACGCTCCCGCATCGCCCAGGACATGCACGACTCCCTCGGCCACGAGCTGAGCCTGATCGCCCTGCGCGCGGCCGCGCTGGAGGTCGCCCCCGGCGCGGACGCGCACGTCCGGCAGGCCGCGCGGGACCTGCGGGAGAACGCCGCCGCGGCCACCGAGCGGCTGCGCGAGATCATCGGGGTGCTGCGCGACGACGCCGACCCCGCCCCGGTGCGGCCCGCGGGCGAGGACGTGGCCGCCCTGGTGGACCGCGCCCGCGCCGCCGGCATGGCCGTGACCCTCCTGCGCCGGGGACCCGTCCCGCCGCTGTCGGAGATGGCCGACCGCGCCGTGTACCGGGTCGTCCAGGAGGCCCTGACCAACGCCGGCAGGCACGCCCCCGGGGCGGCGGTCACCGTCCGGCTGGACCACGCCCCCGACCGGGTGGAGGTGCGGGTGGTCAACGACCCGCCGCCCGGGCCCGCGGCGGCGCCGGCCGGCGGCGGACACGGGCTGATCGGACTGCGCGAGCGGGTCCGCCTGGCCGGCGGGGTCCTGCGGGCCGGCGAGCACGCGGGAGGATGGCGGGTCGAGGCCCGCCTGCCCGCCCTGGGCAGGGACCTCGACGGCCGGCGGGAGCAGCCGCCCGCCGAGCCGGCCGAACGCAGCCGCACCTCCCGCTACTACCGCCAGGTCCGCGACCGGGTGCGCGGGGGACTCGTCGCGTTCGTGGCGCTGCCCTGCGCCGGGGCCGCGGTGCTCGCGGCCATCGTCCTGCTGGACAGCCTGTGA
- a CDS encoding response regulator transcription factor, with protein sequence MIRVLLADDEATVRAGVRAILSADPGIEVVAEAADGHEAVALARSHRPHVALLDIRMPRLDGLAAVAEIRRAVPRTAVAVLTTFGEDAYIARALADGASGFLLKSGDPHELIAGVRAIADGAAFLSPRVAQRVITELSGDRLARADRARRRVAALTGREREVLALVGAGLSNAEIARRLFLTEGTVKSYVSTILNRLDVRNRVQAAILAHEAGLADGR encoded by the coding sequence GTGATCCGAGTACTGCTGGCCGACGACGAGGCGACGGTCCGGGCCGGGGTGCGCGCCATCCTCAGCGCGGACCCCGGCATCGAGGTGGTCGCCGAGGCCGCCGACGGGCACGAGGCCGTCGCGCTGGCCCGGTCGCACCGGCCCCACGTGGCGCTGCTCGACATCCGCATGCCCCGGCTGGACGGCCTGGCCGCGGTCGCCGAGATCCGCAGGGCCGTGCCCCGGACCGCGGTGGCCGTCCTCACCACCTTCGGGGAGGACGCCTACATCGCCCGCGCCCTGGCCGACGGCGCGTCCGGCTTCCTGCTCAAGTCGGGGGACCCGCACGAGCTGATCGCGGGGGTGCGCGCGATCGCCGACGGCGCGGCGTTCCTGTCGCCCCGGGTGGCCCAGCGGGTCATCACCGAGCTCAGCGGCGACCGGCTGGCGCGCGCCGACCGGGCGCGCCGCCGCGTCGCGGCGCTCACCGGCCGGGAGCGCGAGGTGCTGGCTCTGGTGGGGGCCGGGCTGTCCAACGCCGAGATCGCCCGCCGCCTGTTCCTGACGGAGGGCACGGTCAAGAGCTACGTCAGCACGATCCTGAACCGCCTGGACGTCCGCAACCGGGTGCAGGCCGCGATCCTGGCCCACGAGGCGGGGCTGGCCGACGGGCGCTAG
- a CDS encoding ABC transporter ATP-binding protein yields MISLRGLTKRYGAKTVVDDLTLDVLPGRVTGFLGPNGAGKSTTMRMVLGLDRPTSGSALVGGRPYAALRHPLREVGALLDARAVHPGLTARTHLTALARSNGLPVSRVAEVLETVGLTEVADRRTGSFSLGMGQRLGIAAALLGDPAVLLFDEPVNGLDPDGVRWVRRLMRSLAAEGRTVFVSSHLMSEMQATADQLVVLGRGRLIADAPVAEVVAAGSGHAVRVRSPQASLLGGRLAAEGALVEQGAADELLVTGLSAEHIGGLAHREGVVLHELSPRPVSLEEAYLELTASSVEYSAATADRNGTGV; encoded by the coding sequence GTGATCAGCCTGCGCGGACTGACCAAGCGCTACGGCGCCAAGACCGTCGTGGACGACCTGACCCTGGACGTCCTGCCCGGCAGGGTCACCGGGTTCCTCGGCCCCAACGGGGCGGGCAAGAGCACCACGATGCGGATGGTCCTGGGACTGGACCGCCCCACCAGCGGCAGCGCCCTGGTGGGCGGCCGCCCCTACGCCGCCCTGCGCCACCCGCTGCGCGAGGTGGGCGCGCTGCTGGACGCCAGGGCCGTGCACCCGGGCCTCACCGCCCGCACCCACCTCACGGCGCTCGCGCGCAGCAACGGCCTGCCCGTCTCCCGGGTGGCCGAGGTGCTGGAGACCGTGGGCCTGACCGAGGTGGCCGACCGCCGCACCGGCTCCTTCTCCCTGGGGATGGGGCAGCGCCTGGGCATCGCCGCCGCGCTGCTGGGCGATCCGGCCGTGCTGCTGTTCGACGAGCCGGTCAACGGCCTGGACCCGGACGGGGTGCGCTGGGTGCGGCGCCTCATGCGGTCGCTGGCCGCCGAGGGGCGCACCGTGTTCGTCTCCAGCCACCTGATGAGCGAGATGCAGGCCACCGCCGACCAGCTGGTGGTGCTCGGCCGGGGGCGGCTGATCGCCGACGCCCCCGTCGCCGAGGTGGTCGCGGCCGGTTCGGGCCACGCGGTGCGGGTGCGCAGCCCGCAGGCGTCCCTGCTGGGCGGGCGGCTGGCCGCCGAGGGCGCCCTGGTGGAGCAGGGCGCCGCCGACGAGCTGCTCGTCACCGGGCTGAGCGCCGAGCACATCGGCGGGCTGGCCCACCGGGAGGGGGTCGTGCTGCACGAGCTGAGCCCCCGGCCGGTGTCCCTGGAGGAGGCGTACCTGGAGCTGACCGCCTCCAGCGTCGAGTACTCCGCCGCCACGGCGGACCGGAACGGAACGGGAGTCTGA
- a CDS encoding HD domain-containing protein, with protein sequence MARLLFELAGEWKRLAGPGEGAASVGAELLARWAEPHRRYHTLDHLKAVLAAVAELADAARDVDLVRYAAWFHDAVYRGEPGADEENSAQLAELLLPSCGLDADRVAEVARLVRTTADHAPAPGDADAEVLCDADLAVLAADEAEYAAYAAAVREEYAHVGDVDFARGRTAVLRELLAAPRLYRTARGRERWEERARANLEAEIARLAEQAAGLAPSQP encoded by the coding sequence ATGGCCCGACTGCTGTTCGAGCTGGCCGGGGAGTGGAAGCGGCTGGCCGGGCCGGGAGAGGGGGCCGCGTCGGTGGGCGCCGAACTGCTCGCCCGGTGGGCCGAGCCGCACCGCCGCTACCACACGCTCGACCACCTCAAGGCGGTGCTGGCCGCCGTGGCGGAGCTCGCCGACGCCGCCCGCGACGTCGACCTGGTGCGCTACGCCGCCTGGTTCCACGACGCGGTGTACCGGGGGGAGCCCGGCGCGGACGAGGAGAACAGCGCCCAGCTCGCGGAACTGCTGCTGCCCTCGTGCGGACTGGACGCGGACCGGGTCGCCGAGGTGGCCCGGCTGGTGCGGACCACCGCCGACCACGCCCCGGCCCCGGGCGACGCCGACGCCGAGGTGCTGTGCGACGCCGACCTGGCGGTCCTGGCCGCGGACGAGGCGGAGTACGCCGCCTACGCCGCGGCGGTGCGCGAGGAGTACGCGCACGTGGGCGACGTGGACTTCGCGCGGGGCCGCACCGCGGTGCTGCGCGAGCTGCTGGCCGCGCCGCGCCTGTACCGCACGGCGCGGGGCCGCGAGCGGTGGGAGGAGCGCGCCCGGGCCAACCTGGAGGCCGAGATCGCCCGGCTAGCGGAGCAGGCGGCGGGGCTTGCGCCGTCGCAGCCCTGA
- a CDS encoding DUF4031 domain-containing protein, with translation MSVLIDPPAWPGPRGLLWSHLVSDSSYAELHAFARALGVPERAFDRDHYDVPETLYARALDLGALPVSSRTLVARLHASGLRRRKPRRLLR, from the coding sequence GTGAGCGTCCTCATCGATCCGCCCGCGTGGCCGGGGCCGCGCGGCCTGCTCTGGTCCCACCTGGTCAGCGACTCCTCCTACGCGGAGCTGCACGCGTTCGCCCGCGCCCTCGGGGTGCCGGAGCGCGCCTTCGACCGGGACCACTACGACGTGCCCGAGACGCTCTACGCCAGGGCGCTGGACCTGGGGGCGCTGCCGGTGTCGAGCCGCACGCTCGTGGCGCGCCTGCACGCCTCAGGGCTGCGACGGCGCAAGCCCCGCCGCCTGCTCCGCTAG
- a CDS encoding Lrp/AsnC family transcriptional regulator, whose amino-acid sequence MVDAVDWRILTELQEDGRLSYNELSRRVALSPPAVAERVRRLEERGVITGYHAHVDLSAVGLPVVALVQMGCYGPLCLLRDEAALARPEILQLHRVTGDACCVLLVGVPSMERFERLIDDLAEHGRPSSTMVLSSPVGWRAVTPAAADR is encoded by the coding sequence ATGGTGGATGCGGTGGACTGGCGGATCCTCACCGAGCTGCAGGAGGACGGCCGCCTCTCCTACAACGAGCTCTCCCGCCGGGTGGCGCTGTCGCCCCCGGCCGTCGCCGAACGGGTGCGCCGCCTGGAGGAGCGCGGCGTGATCACCGGCTACCACGCCCACGTCGACCTGTCCGCCGTGGGCCTGCCGGTGGTCGCCCTGGTGCAGATGGGCTGCTACGGGCCGCTGTGCCTGCTGCGCGACGAGGCGGCGCTGGCCCGCCCGGAGATCCTGCAGCTGCACCGGGTCACCGGCGACGCCTGCTGCGTGCTGCTCGTGGGCGTGCCGTCGATGGAGCGCTTCGAACGGCTCATCGACGACCTCGCCGAGCACGGCCGCCCCTCCTCCACGATGGTGCTGTCCTCCCCGGTCGGCTGGCGGGCGGTCACCCCCGCGGCGGCCGACCGGTAG